One part of the Haliotis asinina isolate JCU_RB_2024 chromosome 2, JCU_Hal_asi_v2, whole genome shotgun sequence genome encodes these proteins:
- the LOC137271890 gene encoding proline-rich transmembrane protein 2-like codes for IGGPPPSYGQATAGFAPPMQGYAPPMQGYAPPIQGYAPPVSGYAPPLSGYAPPPPQSGMQASTNNKVTVVTVQPPRREPLSQPPPDHMKLAYISCLFCPLVALAAISAARHSRDSYRAGDHEKAIQFGRTARVNAISAICAGIFSAIILMAVYRENIYMF; via the exons ATTGGAGGTCCCCCACCTTCATATGGACAGGCCACGGCTGGCTTCGCCCCACCCATGCAAGGATACGCCCCACCCATGCAAGGATACGCCCCACCCATACAAGGATATGCCCCACCTGTGTCAGGTTACGCCCCACCTCTGTCAGGTTAcgccccaccaccaccacaaagtGGAATGCAAGCCTCTACCAACAACAAAGTGACG GTCGTAACAGTTCAGCCCCCAAGAAGAGAACCGCTATCCCAACCGCCCCCTGACCACATGAAGCTAGCCTACATCTCCTGCCTCTTCTGCCCCCTGGTGGCTCTTGCTGCCATCAGTGCTGCGCGTCAT TCTCGGGATTCTTATAGAGCTGGTGACCATGAGAAAGCCATCCAGTTTGGACGAACTGCACGAGTGAATGCAATCTCTGCTATATGTGCCGGCATATTTAGTGCTATTATCTTAATGGCGGTGTACAgggaaaatatatacatgttttgA